A stretch of Allostreptomyces psammosilenae DNA encodes these proteins:
- a CDS encoding nuclear transport factor 2 family protein, whose protein sequence is MTGPTTSPTTQLTIDPAATPGDFAELYAEVQQFYAVQMSHVDEGRYDEYAATFTEDGELSYNPAVPPVRTPAAIAAELHAFHGRFAADPGQRRHWFTMLRLDPRDDGSVHASCYSLIVTSRPGQAPVCAPSGEVRDVLVRVDGRLLVRSRTVEHDRPR, encoded by the coding sequence ATGACCGGCCCCACCACCAGCCCGACCACCCAGCTCACCATCGACCCCGCCGCCACCCCCGGCGACTTCGCGGAACTCTACGCCGAGGTGCAGCAGTTCTACGCGGTGCAGATGAGCCACGTCGACGAGGGCAGGTACGACGAGTACGCGGCCACCTTCACGGAGGACGGCGAGCTGTCCTACAACCCGGCCGTCCCGCCGGTGCGCACCCCGGCCGCCATCGCCGCCGAGCTGCACGCCTTCCACGGGCGCTTCGCCGCGGATCCCGGGCAGCGGCGCCACTGGTTCACCATGCTGCGCCTGGACCCGCGGGACGACGGCAGCGTCCACGCCTCGTGCTACTCGCTGATCGTCACCAGCCGCCCGGGACAGGCGCCGGTCTGCGCCCCCAGCGGCGAGGTGCGCGACGTGCTGGTCCGGGTGGACGGGCGGCTGCTCGTCCGGTCCCGGACCGTCGAGCACGACCGGCCCCGCTGA
- a CDS encoding flavin reductase family protein gives MLPQPVAVDHFRACMGRWASGVTVVTTADAGGRPHGFTASSFSAVSLHPPMVLVCIDLTANCLSAFQEAGWLAIHVLRREQEATARRFSRKDVDKFAGQPLVRGPGGIPLLPGTLARLECRTADRVPAGDHLILVAEVRRTVVGDGEPLIYYQRAYRRLGAEPPAEGAPAGPGPAETAAPAPTPTRTRSTP, from the coding sequence ATGCTCCCCCAACCGGTCGCAGTCGACCACTTCCGCGCCTGCATGGGCCGTTGGGCCAGCGGGGTCACCGTGGTCACCACGGCGGACGCCGGCGGTCGTCCGCACGGTTTCACGGCCAGTTCCTTCTCGGCCGTCTCGCTCCACCCGCCGATGGTGCTGGTCTGCATCGACCTGACGGCCAACTGCCTGTCCGCCTTCCAGGAGGCGGGCTGGCTGGCCATCCACGTGCTGCGGCGGGAGCAGGAGGCGACGGCGCGGCGGTTCTCCCGCAAGGACGTCGACAAGTTCGCCGGGCAGCCGCTGGTGCGCGGGCCCGGCGGCATCCCCCTGCTGCCCGGCACGCTGGCCCGCCTGGAGTGCCGGACGGCCGACCGGGTGCCCGCCGGTGACCACCTGATCCTCGTCGCCGAGGTGCGCCGCACCGTGGTCGGCGACGGCGAGCCGCTCATCTACTACCAGCGCGCCTACCGGCGACTGGGCGCCGAACCGCCGGCCGAGGGCGCGCCCGCCGGCCCCGGACCCGCCGAGACGGCGGCGCCGGCCCCCACCCCGACCAGGACCAGGAGCACCCCATGA
- a CDS encoding hydrolase, producing MTLDQTIAAGLVPAARRLARTAAGGAARAESDRRLSREVVEETIAAGFARHFVPAAHGGAESTFADLLQAVAVVGEGCASAAWYASLTAGISRMAAYLPAEGRQELWERGPDTLVVGALMPLGKAREADGGWRLAGTWPFVSAVDFAEWALVLGTAATAGGRQEQRFFALPRADFTVVDSWFTAGMRGTGSNTLVAEDVFVPASRTFTRGDVLEGNAPPGSAPCHRVPLRAVNGLTFAAPVLGAARGALASWREVVAEKACAPGAASLAEPLARSSGEIDAAALLLERAAVVADRGRVTELEQARGTRDAALAADLLVDAVGRLVRSAGTRGQSASHPLQRFWRDVNAAATHAMLQFGPAADGYAGQVLRG from the coding sequence ATGACGCTGGACCAGACGATCGCCGCCGGACTGGTCCCGGCCGCCCGGCGGTTGGCCCGGACGGCGGCCGGTGGAGCCGCCCGCGCCGAGAGCGACCGCCGGCTGAGCCGGGAGGTGGTCGAGGAGACCATCGCCGCCGGGTTCGCGCGGCACTTCGTGCCCGCGGCGCACGGCGGCGCCGAGTCGACCTTCGCCGACCTGCTGCAGGCCGTGGCCGTGGTGGGGGAGGGCTGCGCGTCGGCCGCCTGGTACGCCTCGCTCACCGCGGGGATCTCCCGGATGGCCGCCTACCTGCCCGCCGAGGGCCGGCAGGAGCTGTGGGAGCGCGGCCCGGACACCCTGGTGGTGGGGGCGCTGATGCCGCTGGGCAAGGCCCGTGAGGCGGACGGCGGCTGGCGGCTGGCCGGCACCTGGCCGTTCGTCAGCGCGGTGGACTTCGCCGAGTGGGCGCTGGTCCTGGGCACGGCGGCGACCGCCGGCGGGCGGCAGGAGCAGCGGTTCTTCGCCCTGCCGCGCGCGGACTTCACGGTGGTGGACTCCTGGTTCACCGCCGGCATGCGCGGCACCGGCAGCAACACCCTGGTGGCGGAGGACGTGTTCGTGCCGGCGTCGCGGACCTTCACCCGCGGCGACGTCCTGGAGGGCAACGCCCCGCCCGGCTCGGCGCCGTGCCACCGGGTGCCGCTGCGCGCGGTGAACGGACTGACCTTCGCCGCCCCGGTGCTCGGTGCCGCCCGCGGCGCGCTGGCCTCCTGGCGCGAGGTGGTGGCGGAGAAGGCGTGCGCCCCGGGCGCGGCCTCGCTCGCCGAGCCGCTGGCCCGCTCCTCCGGGGAGATCGACGCCGCGGCGCTGCTGCTGGAGCGGGCCGCGGTGGTGGCGGACCGCGGCCGGGTCACCGAGCTGGAGCAGGCCCGCGGCACCCGGGACGCGGCGCTGGCGGCCGACCTGCTGGTGGACGCGGTGGGCCGGCTGGTGCGCTCGGCCGGCACCCGGGGCCAGTCGGCCTCGCACCCGCTGCAGCGTTTCTGGCGGGACGTCAACGCGGCGGCGACGCACGCGATGCTCCAGTTCGGTCCGGCGGCCGACGGCTACGCCGGCCAGGTGCTGCGCGGCTGA
- a CDS encoding MFS transporter, whose translation MRGVEGSDTVGRAPLSDGPAGGGPPEPDGRGAGRAAASAAVPEPRSGPSEAAAPEAGPEGVPQAAAEAGAPQVPAAPVGHAEGHPRRWHVLAVLLLCLTCVVADNTTLNVALRTLADPSSGVGASHSELEWILSAYPLALAALLLTCGALADRWGRRRVLLLGLAVYGTASVLSAHAPGPEVLIGTRAVMGMGAAAVMPVTLAVIADVFPLRERPRAIGLWAGTVGVALALGPVAGGVLLERFWWGSVFLVSLPVVAVALVAVAVVVPESRDPAAGRLDLGGAVLSALGLAALVYGVIEAGRLGSVTVVTAWLPALAGLLLCGCFAWWESRREHPAFEIRFFRRPGFSAAVGAVGFVSFAMSGFLFFSTFYMQSVRGLSPVRAGLYVLALALANVLFGPLSPLAVRRFGPRAVCAGGLLAMAATLTGLLLVRVSTPMWAVLPLFFLMGAAMAHVMPPAAVSVMTAIPKSKAASGSAMNNTVRQVGGALGVAVLGALLGARYRAGVWGELSGVPEGRRAAAAESIEATAACAERAGERGPALVAAAQESFVAAMHTTALVAAGMAVLGALVVLRWMPGRLDAADGVPNRTASQEKRQS comes from the coding sequence ATGCGTGGGGTGGAGGGGTCGGACACGGTGGGCCGGGCGCCGCTGTCCGACGGGCCGGCCGGTGGCGGGCCGCCGGAACCGGATGGCCGCGGCGCGGGCCGGGCGGCCGCGTCCGCCGCCGTGCCGGAACCGAGGTCCGGCCCGTCCGAGGCCGCCGCCCCGGAGGCCGGACCGGAGGGCGTGCCGCAGGCCGCTGCGGAGGCCGGGGCGCCGCAGGTGCCGGCCGCGCCGGTCGGGCACGCCGAGGGGCATCCGCGGCGCTGGCACGTGCTCGCCGTGCTGCTGCTCTGCCTGACCTGCGTGGTCGCGGACAACACCACGCTCAACGTGGCGCTGCGGACGCTCGCCGACCCGTCCTCCGGGGTGGGCGCCTCGCACAGCGAGCTGGAGTGGATCCTCAGCGCCTATCCGCTGGCGCTCGCCGCGCTGCTGCTGACCTGCGGCGCGCTGGCGGACCGGTGGGGGCGCCGCCGGGTGCTGCTGCTGGGGCTGGCGGTCTACGGCACGGCGTCCGTGCTGTCCGCCCACGCCCCGGGCCCCGAGGTGCTGATCGGCACCCGGGCGGTGATGGGGATGGGCGCGGCGGCGGTGATGCCGGTGACGCTCGCCGTCATCGCGGACGTCTTCCCGCTGCGCGAGCGCCCCCGGGCCATCGGGCTGTGGGCCGGGACGGTCGGTGTGGCGCTCGCGCTGGGCCCGGTGGCCGGTGGGGTGCTGCTGGAGCGGTTCTGGTGGGGCTCGGTGTTCCTGGTGAGCCTGCCGGTGGTCGCGGTGGCCCTGGTGGCGGTGGCCGTGGTGGTTCCGGAGTCCCGGGACCCGGCGGCCGGGCGGCTGGACCTCGGTGGCGCGGTGCTGTCCGCGCTGGGCCTGGCCGCGCTGGTCTACGGGGTGATCGAGGCGGGCCGGCTGGGCTCGGTCACGGTCGTCACGGCGTGGCTGCCGGCGTTGGCCGGCCTGCTGCTGTGCGGCTGCTTCGCCTGGTGGGAGAGCCGGCGGGAGCACCCGGCGTTCGAGATCCGGTTCTTCCGGCGGCCGGGGTTCTCGGCCGCGGTGGGCGCGGTGGGCTTCGTGTCCTTCGCGATGTCCGGCTTCCTGTTCTTCAGCACCTTCTACATGCAGAGCGTGCGCGGGCTGTCCCCGGTGCGGGCCGGGCTGTACGTGCTGGCCCTGGCGCTGGCGAACGTGCTGTTCGGGCCGCTCAGCCCGCTGGCGGTGCGCCGGTTCGGGCCGCGGGCGGTGTGCGCGGGGGGCCTGCTGGCGATGGCGGCGACGCTGACCGGCCTGCTGCTGGTCCGGGTGTCGACCCCGATGTGGGCGGTGCTGCCGCTGTTCTTCCTGATGGGCGCGGCGATGGCGCACGTGATGCCGCCGGCCGCGGTCTCGGTGATGACCGCGATCCCGAAGTCCAAGGCGGCCTCCGGGTCGGCGATGAACAACACCGTGCGGCAGGTGGGCGGCGCGCTCGGCGTCGCCGTGCTGGGGGCGCTGCTCGGTGCCCGGTACCGGGCGGGGGTGTGGGGGGAGCTGTCCGGGGTGCCGGAGGGGCGTCGGGCGGCGGCGGCGGAGTCCATCGAGGCGACGGCGGCCTGTGCGGAGCGGGCCGGGGAGCGCGGGCCGGCCCTGGTGGCGGCGGCCCAGGAGTCGTTCGTGGCGGCCATGCACACCACGGCGTTGGTGGCCGCCGGGATGGCGGTGCTGGGGGCGCTGGTGGTGCTGCGCTGGATGCCCGGGCGGCTGGACGCCGCGGACGGCGTCCCGAACCGAACGGCATCGCAAGAAAAGCGGCAATCCTGA
- a CDS encoding AfsR/SARP family transcriptional regulator — translation MDISVLGSFTVRECGRNVVPTAAKPRKLLALLATHPDQLLSVRSILDELWGEDLPRSAMTTLQTYVLHVRNHIVSALVEAGRPASAAKAVLVTQARGYLLATHGGAVDLREYERLAAEGHRAVEAGRWAEASDRFRGALGLWRGPALVDVEAGPLLSVQVARLEESRLSVVAQMMEAELRIGRHHRVLDELAGLVEQHPTHESLHALYMLALYRAGRRDRALEVYARLRRVLDDTLGLEPLASVQRLHGDILNSHPGLDAPDAEGTAGEAGRDRDGAAVAALAVSGAGFRGVS, via the coding sequence ATGGACATCAGCGTTCTGGGCTCGTTCACGGTGCGCGAGTGCGGAAGGAATGTGGTTCCCACGGCCGCCAAGCCGCGGAAGCTCCTCGCCCTCCTCGCCACGCACCCCGACCAACTCCTCTCCGTCCGGTCGATCCTCGACGAGCTGTGGGGCGAGGACCTGCCGCGCAGCGCCATGACGACCCTGCAGACGTACGTGCTGCACGTGCGCAACCACATCGTGAGCGCGCTGGTCGAGGCCGGCCGGCCGGCCAGCGCGGCCAAGGCCGTGCTGGTCACCCAGGCCCGCGGCTACCTGCTGGCCACCCACGGCGGCGCGGTCGACCTGCGCGAGTACGAGCGGCTCGCCGCCGAGGGGCACCGCGCGGTGGAGGCCGGCCGGTGGGCCGAGGCGTCCGACCGGTTCCGCGGCGCCCTGGGGCTGTGGCGCGGCCCCGCCCTGGTCGACGTGGAGGCCGGCCCGCTGCTGTCGGTGCAGGTCGCCCGCCTGGAGGAGTCCCGGCTCAGCGTGGTGGCGCAGATGATGGAGGCCGAGCTGCGCATCGGCCGACATCATCGGGTGCTGGACGAGCTGGCCGGGCTCGTCGAGCAGCACCCCACCCACGAGAGCCTGCACGCCCTGTACATGCTGGCGCTCTACCGCGCCGGCCGCCGGGACCGCGCGCTGGAGGTCTACGCGCGGCTGCGCCGGGTGCTGGACGACACCCTCGGCCTGGAGCCGCTGGCCAGCGTCCAACGCCTGCACGGCGACATCCTCAACTCGCACCCGGGGCTGGACGCCCCCGACGCCGAGGGGACCGCGGGCGAGGCCGGCCGCGACCGCGACGGCGCGGCGGTGGCCGCCCTGGCGGTGAGCGGGGCCGGTTTCCGCGGTGTTTCCTGA
- a CDS encoding AfsR/SARP family transcriptional regulator, protein MHMQVKVLGPLEVTRYGRDVVPTAAKPRKLLGLLSLYAGRVVPIPSLMEELWEGEPPRSALSTLQTYVLRLRTLIAAAVPPDTPAAPAKDVLALRYAGYCLDTGGAGNDVLEYERLAAAGHRAMTRRDHATASERYHEALRLWRGSVLADLEAGPLLDVEIARLEESRLGVLARAAEADLWLGRHQRLLGDLTALAAMHPMHERIHSLYMLALYRSGRRDRALHVYGSLRSTLNRELGMEPSLALRRMQHAILSANPVLDHHGADTDPRAARGGADGADLLEQLVG, encoded by the coding sequence ATGCACATGCAGGTAAAAGTCCTCGGCCCACTGGAAGTCACCCGGTACGGCCGGGACGTCGTTCCCACCGCCGCGAAACCCCGGAAACTCCTGGGCCTGCTCAGCCTGTACGCCGGCCGGGTCGTTCCCATTCCCTCCCTCATGGAGGAGTTGTGGGAGGGCGAACCGCCGCGCAGCGCGCTCAGCACCCTGCAGACCTATGTGCTGCGGCTGCGCACCCTGATCGCCGCCGCCGTACCGCCGGACACCCCCGCCGCCCCGGCCAAGGACGTGCTCGCCCTGCGCTACGCCGGGTACTGCCTGGACACCGGCGGCGCCGGCAACGACGTCCTGGAGTACGAGCGGCTGGCCGCCGCCGGGCACCGCGCGATGACCCGGCGCGACCACGCTACCGCCTCCGAGCGCTACCACGAGGCACTGCGGCTGTGGCGCGGCAGCGTGCTGGCCGACCTGGAGGCCGGCCCGCTGCTCGACGTGGAGATCGCCCGCCTGGAGGAGAGCCGGCTCGGCGTGCTCGCCCGCGCCGCCGAGGCCGACCTGTGGCTCGGCCGGCACCAGCGGCTGCTCGGCGACCTCACCGCGCTGGCCGCCATGCACCCGATGCACGAGCGGATCCACAGCCTCTACATGCTGGCCCTGTACCGCTCCGGTCGCCGCGACCGCGCGCTGCACGTCTACGGCTCGCTGCGCTCCACGCTCAACCGGGAGCTCGGCATGGAGCCCTCCCTCGCGCTGCGCCGGATGCAGCACGCGATCCTCAGCGCCAACCCCGTCCTGGACCACCACGGCGCCGACACCGACCCCCGCGCCGCGCGGGGCGGCGCCGACGGGGCCGACCTGCTGGAGCAGCTGGTCGGCTAG
- a CDS encoding NUDIX domain-containing protein, protein MHHRHQGDQLPPASPVQPADPELVAWFAEQPGPLAGVDAVVQDERGRLLVVDPVYKPGWDLPGGLMDSTELPVEALRRELAEELGIEPAVGRLLVVDAVPASVFGRTVLTYLYHVGPLTPEQLGELRLVDGELRAALFLPVEEALALLPDELRRRTAAALASLGSGTVAHLHHGRPFPGTREALQLWPGEQPGA, encoded by the coding sequence ATGCACCACCGCCACCAGGGCGACCAGCTCCCACCCGCCAGCCCCGTCCAGCCGGCCGATCCGGAGCTGGTGGCCTGGTTCGCCGAACAGCCCGGCCCGCTCGCCGGGGTGGACGCCGTGGTGCAGGACGAACGCGGGCGGCTGCTGGTCGTCGACCCGGTCTACAAACCGGGCTGGGACCTGCCCGGCGGGCTGATGGACAGCACCGAGCTCCCGGTGGAGGCGCTGCGCCGCGAACTCGCCGAGGAACTCGGCATCGAACCGGCGGTGGGGCGGCTGCTGGTGGTGGACGCCGTGCCGGCCAGCGTGTTCGGGCGCACCGTGCTCACCTACCTCTACCACGTGGGCCCGCTGACCCCCGAGCAACTCGGTGAGCTGCGGCTGGTCGACGGCGAACTGCGCGCCGCGCTGTTCCTGCCGGTGGAGGAGGCGCTGGCCCTGCTCCCGGACGAACTGCGTCGCCGCACCGCTGCCGCGCTGGCCTCGCTCGGTTCCGGCACCGTCGCCCACCTGCACCACGGCCGGCCCTTCCCGGGAACCCGGGAGGCTCTCCAGCTCTGGCCCGGGGAGCAGCCCGGGGCTTGA
- a CDS encoding HIT family protein, whose protein sequence is MARQTSDCPFCAIAGGADAHRVWEDEQVVAFLDTRPLFPGHTLVVPREHVPTLTELPADRLGGFLAAVQRLAGAMEHGFGAAGSLVAVNNRVSQSVPHLHAHVVPRNPKDGLRGFFWPRTRYRDEEHAAETARTLRRALGGSS, encoded by the coding sequence ATGGCGCGACAGACATCCGACTGCCCCTTCTGCGCGATCGCCGGCGGCGCGGACGCCCACCGGGTGTGGGAGGACGAGCAGGTGGTGGCCTTCCTGGACACCCGCCCGCTGTTCCCCGGGCACACCCTGGTGGTTCCCCGGGAGCACGTCCCCACGCTGACCGAGCTGCCGGCGGACCGCCTCGGCGGCTTCCTCGCCGCCGTGCAGCGGCTGGCCGGCGCGATGGAGCACGGCTTTGGCGCCGCCGGCTCACTGGTGGCGGTGAACAACCGGGTGAGCCAGTCCGTGCCGCACCTGCACGCGCACGTCGTGCCGCGCAACCCGAAGGACGGGCTGCGTGGCTTCTTCTGGCCACGGACCCGCTACCGCGACGAGGAGCACGCCGCCGAGACCGCCCGCACGCTGCGCCGCGCCCTCGGCGGCAGCAGCTGA
- a CDS encoding alpha/beta fold hydrolase, giving the protein MTIPPARRVAVNGVTLDVVDAGSGPAVLLLHGFPDRAAMWSHQIETLTAAGYRVVAPDLRGFGDSDRPAEVDAYRMPVVLGDVTGLLDALELPTATVVGHDWGAVVTWSLTMAAPDRVERLAALSVGHPAAFAAAGARQRQLSWYMLWFCFPGAAEKALPEDDWRWLRQWAHDGVPDDDPVLTRHLADLARPGALTAGLNWYRANVDPVRYVQAGPSGPLPPIGCPVLGVWSDGDMALTEEQMTGSREFVQGPWRYERLEGVGHWFPEHAAERLSALLLDWLKDS; this is encoded by the coding sequence ATGACCATCCCGCCCGCCCGCCGCGTCGCGGTCAACGGCGTCACGCTCGACGTGGTGGACGCCGGCTCGGGGCCGGCCGTCCTCCTGCTGCACGGCTTCCCGGACCGTGCGGCGATGTGGAGCCACCAGATCGAGACGCTGACCGCCGCCGGCTACCGGGTCGTGGCGCCCGACCTGCGCGGCTTCGGCGACAGCGACCGCCCCGCGGAGGTCGACGCCTACCGGATGCCGGTGGTGCTCGGCGACGTGACCGGGCTGCTGGACGCCCTGGAACTGCCCACCGCCACGGTGGTCGGGCACGACTGGGGGGCCGTGGTCACCTGGTCGCTGACCATGGCCGCGCCGGACCGGGTGGAGCGGCTGGCCGCGCTCTCCGTGGGGCACCCCGCGGCCTTCGCCGCGGCCGGCGCCCGGCAGCGCCAGCTCTCCTGGTACATGCTGTGGTTCTGCTTCCCGGGGGCGGCCGAGAAGGCGCTGCCGGAGGACGACTGGCGGTGGCTCCGCCAGTGGGCGCACGACGGGGTCCCGGACGACGACCCCGTGCTCACCCGCCACCTCGCGGACCTCGCCCGCCCCGGCGCGCTGACGGCCGGCCTCAACTGGTACCGCGCCAACGTCGACCCGGTGCGCTACGTCCAGGCCGGGCCGAGCGGACCGCTGCCGCCGATCGGCTGCCCGGTGCTCGGGGTGTGGAGCGACGGGGACATGGCGCTCACCGAGGAGCAGATGACCGGCTCGCGGGAGTTCGTCCAGGGGCCGTGGCGCTACGAGCGGCTGGAGGGCGTCGGCCACTGGTTCCCGGAGCACGCCGCCGAGCGGCTGTCCGCCCTGCTGCTGGACTGGCTCAAGGACAGCTGA
- a CDS encoding sugar phosphate isomerase/epimerase family protein: protein MDPASPSPRAASPRPAAAGVRPVIAPGLHTSALGGLGIDAVVRAAAAAGLSTLEWDSRRHVRLGDAVAADEAGRRTREAGLAVSSYGPVPRAGLEDAAEFRAVLATARRLGAPRIRLVVPGGGPGLDAAERRATVAGVRRAVERAAGEGLGTVVEGAGPAPDTGWLLDEVDHPGLTACWWPPVGMPAPEVAGTLPPLLPRVREVWAFSWWPGRTRHTLMFRQAMWREVFAVLRGAGGPVDALLGPLPSDDPAVLASESAALRGLAAGG, encoded by the coding sequence ATGGATCCTGCCAGCCCGTCGCCGCGCGCCGCCTCGCCCCGCCCCGCCGCCGCCGGCGTCCGGCCGGTGATCGCGCCGGGCCTGCACACCTCGGCGCTGGGCGGGCTGGGGATCGACGCCGTGGTCCGGGCGGCCGCCGCGGCCGGGCTCAGCACCCTGGAGTGGGACAGCCGCCGCCATGTGCGCCTCGGGGACGCCGTGGCCGCCGACGAGGCGGGGCGGCGGACGCGGGAGGCGGGCCTGGCGGTCTCCTCCTACGGTCCCGTGCCGCGGGCCGGCCTGGAGGACGCCGCGGAGTTCCGCGCGGTGCTCGCGACGGCCCGCCGTCTGGGCGCGCCGCGGATCCGCCTGGTCGTGCCGGGCGGCGGCCCCGGCCTGGACGCCGCGGAGCGGCGGGCGACGGTGGCCGGCGTCCGGCGGGCCGTCGAGCGGGCGGCCGGGGAGGGCCTGGGCACCGTGGTCGAGGGGGCGGGGCCGGCGCCGGACACCGGCTGGCTGCTGGACGAGGTGGACCACCCCGGGCTGACGGCCTGCTGGTGGCCGCCGGTCGGCATGCCGGCGCCGGAGGTGGCCGGGACGCTGCCGCCGCTGCTGCCCCGGGTCCGCGAGGTGTGGGCGTTCTCCTGGTGGCCGGGGCGGACGCGGCACACGCTGATGTTCCGTCAGGCCATGTGGCGGGAGGTGTTCGCCGTGCTGCGGGGCGCGGGCGGGCCGGTGGACGCGCTGCTGGGTCCGCTGCCCAGCGACGATCCGGCGGTGCTGGCCTCCGAGTCGGCCGCCCTGCGCGGCCTGGCGGCCGGCGGCTGA
- a CDS encoding Dyp-type peroxidase, protein MPINLMQTSIAPQASASLTAALADTQGNILKSHGRDHSEHLFVRFTGDPAACGGWLAMMADTHVTTALEQFEASLARAEAAAVVEGILDPRAKARAITILPDGGAFVNLALSAAGYRALGLADRMPDDPSFLLGSKDASILAKLRDPAVEEWEAGYQGELHALVLVADDDAENLAATVAAIEASLAGTDSAGTPIGEVAHRETGVAMRLDDDGRPLASAPVREHFGFVDGISQPLFFASDIAEARRRNGGIDGYDSSAPLALVLIKDPGGGPDGHGSYFAYRKLRQDVAAFKDGRRRVAEAIALEAGREEATPADEELAGAYMVGRFRDGTPVVVQDVPGWTTLPNNFTYDGDADGVRCPLHAHIRKVNPRGDTRAQLGIPLGGSQARRIARRGVSFGPQTLDPAPEDEVGLLFLSAQASIVDQFEFTQVSWSGFPDFLRPGVGLDPLISQPPPGTEPAPQAWPRDYGSHDQIVFEDEGNVVISPYLQDISVGPLVTVRGAEYFFAPSPSFLRSAGSAEAG, encoded by the coding sequence GTGCCGATCAACCTCATGCAGACGTCGATCGCCCCCCAGGCCAGCGCGTCGCTGACGGCCGCGCTGGCCGACACCCAGGGGAACATCCTGAAGAGCCACGGCCGCGACCACAGCGAGCACCTCTTCGTGCGGTTCACCGGTGATCCGGCGGCCTGTGGCGGCTGGCTGGCCATGATGGCGGACACCCATGTCACCACCGCGCTCGAACAGTTCGAGGCCTCGCTCGCGCGGGCCGAGGCGGCGGCCGTGGTGGAGGGCATCCTCGATCCCCGTGCCAAGGCCAGGGCGATAACCATCCTCCCGGACGGCGGGGCCTTCGTGAACCTGGCGCTGTCGGCGGCCGGGTACCGGGCGCTGGGCCTGGCGGACCGGATGCCGGACGATCCGAGCTTCCTGCTGGGCTCGAAGGACGCGAGCATCCTCGCCAAGCTGCGCGATCCCGCGGTGGAGGAGTGGGAGGCCGGCTACCAGGGGGAACTGCACGCGCTGGTCCTGGTGGCCGACGACGACGCGGAGAACCTGGCGGCGACGGTCGCCGCGATCGAGGCGTCGCTGGCCGGGACCGACTCCGCCGGAACGCCGATCGGCGAGGTGGCGCACCGGGAGACCGGTGTGGCGATGCGGCTGGACGACGACGGCCGGCCGCTGGCCAGCGCCCCGGTCCGGGAGCACTTCGGCTTCGTCGACGGGATCAGCCAGCCGCTGTTCTTCGCCAGCGACATCGCCGAGGCGCGGCGCAGGAACGGCGGCATCGACGGCTACGACTCCAGCGCCCCGCTGGCGCTGGTCCTCATCAAGGACCCGGGCGGCGGCCCGGACGGCCACGGCTCCTACTTCGCCTACCGCAAGCTGCGCCAGGACGTCGCGGCCTTCAAGGACGGTCGGCGCCGGGTCGCGGAGGCGATCGCCCTGGAGGCGGGCCGGGAGGAGGCGACCCCCGCGGACGAGGAGCTGGCCGGCGCCTACATGGTCGGGCGGTTCCGCGACGGCACCCCGGTGGTGGTGCAGGACGTGCCCGGCTGGACCACGCTGCCGAACAACTTCACCTACGACGGGGACGCCGACGGCGTGCGGTGCCCGCTGCACGCCCACATCCGCAAGGTGAACCCGCGCGGGGACACCCGGGCGCAGCTGGGCATCCCGCTCGGCGGCTCGCAGGCCCGGCGGATCGCCCGGCGGGGCGTCAGCTTCGGTCCGCAGACCCTCGATCCGGCGCCTGAGGACGAGGTGGGCCTGCTCTTCCTGAGCGCCCAGGCCAGCATCGTGGACCAGTTCGAGTTCACCCAGGTGTCCTGGAGCGGCTTCCCGGACTTCCTGCGGCCGGGGGTGGGGCTGGATCCGCTGATCTCGCAGCCGCCGCCGGGGACGGAGCCGGCCCCGCAGGCGTGGCCCCGGGACTACGGCTCGCACGACCAGATCGTCTTCGAGGACGAGGGCAACGTGGTGATCAGCCCCTACCTCCAAGACATCTCGGTCGGCCCGCTGGTGACGGTGCGGGGCGCCGAGTACTTCTTCGCGCCGAGCCCGAGCTTCCTGCGCTCGGCGGGCTCCGCCGAGGCGGGTTAG